From a single Chloroflexota bacterium genomic region:
- a CDS encoding DUF2892 domain-containing protein, whose protein sequence is MFTPNESLWDRIIRIVLGLILLYVGFGPPLSGALGIIVGIIGIILVLTGAIGWCPLYQLLKFGTKRS, encoded by the coding sequence ATGTTCACACCCAATGAGAGCTTATGGGATCGGATCATCCGTATCGTGCTGGGCCTGATCCTGCTTTATGTGGGATTCGGCCCCCCGCTCAGCGGAGCGCTGGGCATCATCGTGGGGATCATCGGGATCATCCTGGTGCTGACGGGCGCCATAGGATGGTGCCCCCTATACCAGCTGCTGAAGTTCGGCACCAAGCGATCCTGA